The following coding sequences are from one Gossypium raimondii isolate GPD5lz chromosome 4, ASM2569854v1, whole genome shotgun sequence window:
- the LOC105780775 gene encoding myb family transcription factor PHL8, producing MSLLHNNIKNMGHQNMNLVLSTDTKPRLKWTPQLHQRFVEAVNQLGGADKATPKSLMRIMGISGLTLYHLKSHLQKYRLGKFQQTEICHSNKLDDYKEIRSNNGNFSDGTHNQMNESLQIAQALQMQMEVQRKLHEQIMVQRHLQLRIEAQGKYLQLVLKKAQETLVGYSSSSVGVGLAKAELSRLGSMVNTGCTSSLFSELTKIGDSNLKEIERSPIRGTMSSMESSLTASESCRRKDVEPPQDENICTQKSSTSAELSLMDVHTEKKPLISGSSNQANGKKRSGSDFSDGILVEQPLAKRLEFPGEETGYRLRKSGLLRSFDLNSQRHNDTESASKAVDLNCRE from the exons ATGTCTCTCTTACACAACAACATCAAAAACATGGGTCATCAAAACATGAACTTGGTTCTGTCAACTGATACAAAGCCTAGGTTAAAGTGGACTCCTCAACTTCATCAAAGATTTGTTGAAGCTGTCAATCAACTTGGAGGGGCAGACA AAGCAACACCTAAGAGTCTGATGAGGATCATGGGAATTTCTGGACTCACTTTGTATCATCTTAAAAGCCATTTACAG AAATACAGGCTGGGGAAATTCCAACAGACAGAAATCTGCCATAGCAATAAACTTGATG ACTATAAAGAGATTCGGAGCAATAATGGGAATTTTAGTGATGGAACTCACAACCAGATGAATGA AAGCTTGCAGATTGCTCAGGCTCTCCAAATGCAGATGGAGGTACAGAGAAAGCTTCATGAACAGATTATG GTTCAGAGACATTTGCAGCTAAGAATCGAAGCTCAAGGAAAGTACTTACAGTTGGTATTAAAGAAAGCCCAAGAAACACTGGTTGGGTATAGCTCCTCTTCTGTTGGTGTAGGACTCGCTAAAGCTGAACTCTCTCGACTAGGCTCAATGGTTAACACCGGCTGCACGAGTTCTTTGTTTTCAGAATTGACCAAAATAGGAGATTCAAACTTAAAAGAGATAGAAAGAAGTCCCATAAGAGGTACTATGAGTTCCATGGAGAGCTCATTGACAGCATCAGAGAGCTGTAGGAGAAAAGATGTGGAGCCACCACAAGATGAGAATATTTGTACCCAGAAATCTAGTACTTCTGCTGAGCTTTCTTTAATGGACGTTCACACAGAAAAGAAGCCATTGATTAGTGGTTCAAGCAATCAAGCTAATGGAAAGAAAAGAAGTGGAAGTGACTTTTCTGATGGTATATTGGTTGAGCAGCCACTAGCTAAAAGACTAGAGTTTCCTGGGGAGGAAACTGGTTATCGTTTGAGAAAATCTGGATTGTTGAGGTCATTTGATCTCAACAGCCAACGCCACAATGACACTGAATCAGCTTCAAAAGCAGTAGACTTGAATTGCAGAGAATAG
- the LOC105780776 gene encoding cyclic dof factor 1, protein MSNDHSCAAIKLFGKMIPLLPLNQDEALAARDDCCDTNLHSSSISLASMVDQESMENGFHKDKHEKTRSEDIKDDSEASSLRSSKNGETTCSQQDKTMKKPDKMLPCPRCNSKATKFCYFNNYNVNQPRHFCKNCQRYWTAGGTMRNVPVGAGRRKTKASSSLHFNHQWFPSKVACFSRPFPWDVPMASYNIPVSPTVLGKHSRDEPNMDSTTLRIIDDDGETNKSSLLATPIMKTKNTNSGGLFNGLQAKGNDERNYRSVETFSVLRANPAALSRSLNFHEKT, encoded by the exons ATGTCTAATGATCACTCTTGTGCTGCTATAAAGCTGTTTGGCAAGATGATTCCATTGCTGCCATTAAACCAGGATGAAGCTTTAGCTGCTAGAGATGACTGCTGTGATACAAATCTCCATTCTTCATCTATTTCTTTagcttccatggtggaccag GAATCAATGGAGAACGGATTCCACAAGGATAAACATGAAAAGACGAGATCAGAAGATATAAAAGATGACTCCGAAGCTTCATCCCTACGAAGCTCTAAGAATGGTGAAACAACATGTTCACAACAAGACAAGACAATGAAGAAGCCTGATAAGATGCTCCCATGTCCACGATGTAATAGCAAGGCAACCAAGTTTTGTTACTTTAACAATTACAACGTCAACCAACCTCGTCATTTCTGCAAAAACTGTCAGAGATATTGGACTGCTGGAGGCACCATGAGGAACGTCCCGGTCGGCGCCGGTCGTCGCAAAACAAAGGCCTCTTCTTCTCTGCACTTCAATCATCAATGGTTTCCTTCTAAAGTAGCATGTTTTTCAAGGCCTTTTCCATGGGATGTTCCAATGGCAAGCTATAATATTCCAGTTTCTCCAACAGTACTGGGGAAACATTCAAGGGATGAACCCAACATGGATTCAACAACTTTGAGAATAATAGATGATGATGGTGAGACCAACAAAAGCTCATTGTTGGCAACACCGATTATGAAAACCAAGAACACCAATTCGGGAGGTTTATTCAATGGCTTACAAGCAAAAGGCAACGATGAAAGAAATTACAGATCTGTAGAAACATTCTCTGTGTTGAGGGCTAACCCGGCAGCATTGTCTCGATCACTCAACTTTCatgaaaaaacatga
- the LOC105780608 gene encoding probable calcium-binding protein CML46 has product MEINAAVGDGEKLSKSDVKVVMERLGMRYEIERNDGADELLGEMFGDEEPALEEIKEAFDVFDDNKDGFIDTTELQRVLICLGVKGKMVTVEECKRMIRVADKDGDGRVDINEFLKFMQTCFC; this is encoded by the coding sequence ATGGAAATCAATGCTGCCGTTGGCGACGGTGAGAAACTAAGCAAAAGCGACGTAAAAGTGGTGATGGAAAGGCTGGGAATGAGGTACGAGATAGAGAGGAACGACGGTGCCGATGAGTTGTTGGGTGAAATGTTTGGTGATGAAGAGCCTGCGTTGGAGGAGATTAAGGAAGCGTTTGATGTTTTCGACGATAACAAAGATGGGTTTATCGATACGACGGAGCTGCAAAGGGTGCTCATTTGCCTAGGCGTGAAAGGGAAGATGGTGACGGTGGAGGAGTGTAAGAGGATGATAAGGGTGGCTGATAAGGATGGAGATGGTAGGGTGGATATCAATgagtttttgaaatttatgcagACTTGTTTTTGTTGA
- the LOC105780607 gene encoding uncharacterized protein LOC105780607 yields the protein MSQTNDVEGVKEKKVMNDGEKIQVDDGKDQIFGEEVALSEELKDSDENENEKNLMPSATEEEEAIKKKYGGLLPKKPTLISKNHDRAFFDSADWALGKQGSQKPKGPLEALRPKLQPTPHQQMRSRRSVYAPAEDDNEASSSEDQSCTLEGDNDNINSGTEEHVHGDGDET from the exons atgTCACAAACTAATGATGTTGAGGGTGTAAAGGAGAAGAAAGTGATGAATGATGGtgaaaaaattcaagttgatgATGGTAAAGATCAAATCTTTGGTGAAGAAGTTGCTTTATCTGAAGAGTTGAAAGATtcagatgaaaatgaaaatgaaaagaatctGATGCCCTCAGCCACAGAGGAG GAAgaagcaataaaaaaaaagtacgGAGGACTATTACCTAAAAAGCCAACCTTAATATCGAAG AACCATGACCGTGCATTTTTCGATTCGGCTGATTGGGCACTAGGAAAG CAAGGATCACAAAAGCCTAAAGGACCACTTGAAGCATTGCGCCCAAAATTACAG CCTACCCCACACCAGCAAATGCGTTCAAGACGGTCGGTTTATGCACCAGCAGAAGATGATAATGAAG CTTCATCTTCCGAGGATCAAAGCTGCACATTGGAGGGGGACAACGATAATATTAACTCTGGAACAGAGGAGCATGTTCATGGTGATGGTGATGAAACATGA
- the LOC105779707 gene encoding protein SHORT ROOT IN SALT MEDIUM 1 codes for MYSSRGTNAYGQQPYVGQSGYAQNLGAGYSSSSVGGPDGGAQMSLSSRHSSILGSSQDTEVGGYRALPSVSAHYGGQYSSIYGTSALSATQQVPAASSKGAGASALEARNAYASALPDSPKYASTDYVSSASHSYSHKGDQMYAEKIPDYPTVERRQFGERQGSYLGRDLSSEPTGRYSDSAFFGHQHQPDIYDRLDQAVLLRQEQLLKAQSASHDSSSRQADYLAARSAAGRHSAQDLLSYGGRIDADPRSLSLLSSSSSYGGQTPSILGAAPRRNVDDMMYPPSSANPGYGVSLPPGRDYGTKGLHVTTLETEYPGSTLSRSGLPRIDERKDDRAGYLREFEMREEERRREHLREREKDRERERERERERERLRERERERERLRILERREKEREREKERERERKRALEVTRARTPPRVSRDHRGPSLTKEVRPVKRESPRREASHRRLSPVKEKRREYVSKVYTSNLIDVERGYLSIDKRYPRLFVSPEFSKVVINWPKGNLKLSMHTHVSFEHDFIEDNLVESKELSSKLLPVEPEKPEQRSTVWNAKMMLMSGLSRSALEELSSEKIPDDRIPHICNILRFAVLKKDHSFMAIGGPCVSADGSNPTGDEFSLTQTALRYAQDVVNLDLQKCQHWNRFLEIHYDRVGKDGLFSHKEVTVLFVPDLSECLPSLDEWRAQWLAHRKAVSERERQLSLKREKSKERKEGSKDKEADTTKQNERGKSGKKILSMSSSDGVVANKKEKDGKCIEGDDSEGKANGGENKVLVKDGSEITVEGGPEKKESGEAATAKTGVVKSVKKKIIKRIVKQKVANKTAAEVNTASKPSNKVEDAGEQNTKSEIGSQPEESSAGSAGIKTFARKKVTKKEAVGKTDQDEDNDVPLEAKMEVETGCSGDKPKDNSDATAAAVENATVKTTLKKKIIKRVPKRKVPATQAKDEVAEIKNDGGEDEKMVVLAGTETSNIGKQTGSEKQGNAASSSKSESKPEKENKKDEKSTNTESLNDKKKVNAKYTCDVKGDKLKEGEKPKDEKAEKDSKDESRSNTNKELKEKRKPDEPSLKHPGLILQTKWSKDSKLRPLSLSLDSLLDYTDKDIEESTFELSLFAEVLYEMLQYQMGCRILTFLQKLRVRFITKRNQRKRQREEKSDKETEKTSPTKRSKSNELPVMKNESTKLDTSTATQQEDEMIVTKEETTTDQVEEPKMANEETNVDHVEEPKIKDEIEEEDPEEDPEEYEEMEDASQPNSSNEKNEEEKAQTDAKPEKGSEKEAEKNEAVASTKSEITTKAASTDAGPEGDMSRKEQKVDPKKKVPAIDKDLLQAFRFFDRNRVGYVRVEDMRLMIHSLGKFLSHRDVKELVQSALLESNTGRDDHILYDKLVRMSDI; via the exons atgtatTCGTCCAGAGGGACGAATGCCTACGGGCAGCAACCTTACGTTGGCCAATCCGGATACGCCCAAAAT TTGGGTGCTGGTTATTCTAGTAGTTCTGTTGGAGGTCCTGATGGGGGAGCTCAAATGTCCTTGTCTTCTCGGCATTCATCAATTTTAGGTAGTTCTCAAGATACTGAAGTTGGTGGATACAGAGCCCTTCCCTCAGTTTCAGCTCATTATGGGGGGCAATATAGCTCCATATATGGCACATCTGCTTTGAGTGCTACTCAGCAG GTTCCTGCTGCAAGTTCCAAAGGGGCTGGAGCATCAGCTTTGGAAGCTCGTAATGCTTATGCCTCAGCTCTGCCAGATTCACCAAAATATGCATCTACTGACTATGTTTCATCTGCAAGTCACAGTTATAGTCACAAAGGTGACCAAATGTATGCTGAGAAGATTCCTGACTATCCTACAGTGGAGAGAAGACAATTTGGAGAACGACAGGGTAGTTATCTGGGGAGGGATTTGTCTAGTGAGCCAACTGGAAGATATTCTGATTCTGCTTTTTTTGGTCATCAGCATCAG CCTGACATATATGATCGTCTTGATCAAGCTGTCTTGCTTCGACAAGAACAATTGCTCAAAGCTCAATCAGCCTCTCATGATAGTAGTTCAag ACAAGCTGATTATCTTGCAGCAAGGAGTGCTGCTGGTCGACATTCCGCACAAGACCTTCTGTCTTACGGAGGAAGAATAGATGCCGATCCCCGCAGTTTATCATTGCTtagctcttcttcttcttacgGTGGACAAACTCCTTCGATATTAGGGGCAGCTCCAAGGAGAAACGTTGATGATATGATGTATCCACCTAGTTCTGCAAATCCTGGTTATGGAGTGAGCCTACCACCTGGTAGAGATTATGGAACAAAGGGACTTCATGTGACAACCCTTGAGACTGAATATCCTGGTAGCACATTGTCACGCAGTGGTCTTCCTAGGATTGATGAACGCAAGGACGATAGGGCTGGTTACCTTAGGGAGTTTGAGATGAGAGAGGAGGAGCGTCGTCGGGAGCATTTGCGTGAAAGAGAAAAAGACagagagagggagagggagagggagcGAGAACGAGAACGACTACGAGAACGGGAACGTGAACGTGAACGTTTGCGCATCTTGGAGCGACGGGAGAAGGAAAGAGAGCGGGAGAAGGAGAGAGAACGAGAGCGCAAGCGTGCACTTGAAGTTACACGTGCAAGAACTCCGCCAAGAGTTTCTAGGGACCACCGAGGTCCATCTTTGACAAAAGAGGTTCGGCCTGTGAAGCGAGAATCCCCACGTCGTGAAGCTTCCCATAG GCGCCTTTCACCTGttaaagaaaaaaggagagaaTATGTAAGCAAG GTATATACATCCAACTTGATAGATGTAGAGAGAGGTTATCTGTCGATTGATAAGCGATATCCAAGACTTTTTGTCTCTCCTGAATTTTCGAAG GTTGTTATAAACTGGCCAAAGGGGAACCTTAAACTCTCTATGCATACTCATGTCAG CTTTGAGCATGATTTCATTGAAGATAATTTAGTTGAATCCAAAGAACTTTCCAGCAAGCTTTTGCCTGTTGAACCTGAAAAGCCAGAACAAAGAAGTACAGTGTGGAATGCAAAG ATGATGTTGATGAGTGGATTAAGCAGGAGTGCTTTGGAAGAGCTGTCATCTGAAAAAATCCCTGATGACCGTATACCTCATATTTGCAATATTCTAAGGTTTGCTGTTCTTAAAAAGGATCATTCTTTCATGGCAATCGGTGGACCTTGTGTTTCTGCTGATGGCAGCAATCCTACTGGTGACGAGTTCTCTCTAACTCAAACAGCCCTTAG ATATGCGCAGGATGTAGTTAATCTTGATTTACAGAAATGTCAGCATTGGAATCGTTTCCTTGAG ATACATTATGACAGAGTTGGAAAGGATGGACTGTTTAGCCATAAAGAGGTTACCGTACTGTTTGTTCCAGATTTATCTGAATGTCTCCCTTCACTTGATGAATGGCGAGCCCAATGGTTAGCTCATAGAAAAGCTGTTTCTGAGAGAGAGCGCCAGCTGTCTTTGAAAAGAGAG AAATCAAAGGAGAGGAAAGAAGGATCAAAAG ACAAGGAAGCAGATACtacaaagcaaaatgaaagagGCAAATCAGGAAAAAAGATTCTGTCCATGTCATCTAGTGATGGAGTAGTTGCTAACAAAAAGGAGAAGGATGGCAAATGTATTGAAGGAGATGATTCTGAAGGAAAGGCTAATGGGGGCGAAAATAAAGTTCTGGTAAAAGATGGCAGTGAAATAACTGTGGAAGGAGGTCCTGAGAAAAAGGAAAGTGGAGAAGCTGCTACTGCTAAGACGGGCGTTGTGAAGTCCGTGAAGAAAAAGATTATAAAGAGGATCGTCAAACAGAAGGTTGCTAATAAGACAGCTGCAGAAGTAAATACTGCTAGCAAACCGAGCAACAAGGTTGAAGATGCTGGAGAGCAGAATACTAAATCAGAGATTGGCAGTCAGCCGGAAGAATCTTCTGCTGGTAGCGCAGGGATTAAAACTTTTGCACGGAAGAAGGTTACAAAAAAGGAGGCAGTTGGTAAAACTGATCAGGATGAAGATAATGATGTTCCCCTTGAGGCAAAAATGGAGGTAGAAACGGGATGCTCTGGAGATAAACCAAAGGATAATTCTGATGCCACTGCTGCAGCTGTAGAAAATGCCACTGTGAAAACAactttaaagaagaaaattattaagAGGGTGCCTAAAAGAAAGGTTCCTGCTACACAAGCTAAGGATGAAGTAGCTGAAATTAAGAATGATGGTGGCGAGGATGAGAAAATGGTTGTTTTAGCTGGAACTGAGACCTCAAATATAGGTAAGCAAACAGGTTCAGAAAAACAAGGTAATGCTGCAAGTTCGAGTAAATCAGAATCCAAGCCTGAAAAGGAGAATAAGAAGGACGAAAAGTCAACGAACACGGAGTCACTGAATGACAAGAAAAAGGTTAACGCTAAGTATACTTGTGATGTCAAGGGGGACAAATTGAAAGAAGGGGAAAAGCCAAAAGATGAGAAAGCGGAAAAAGATAGTAAAGATGAATCCCGAAGTAATACTAACaaagaattgaaagaaaagaggaaGCCTGACGAGCCTTCTCTGAAGCATCCTGGATTGATTCTACAAACAAAGTGGAGCAAGGATTCTAAA TTGCGTCCGTTGTCACTTTCACTGGATTCACTTTTGGATTATACAGACAAGGACATTGAAGAATCCACATTTGAG CTTTCATTATTTGCTGAGGTGCTTTATGAAATGCTTCAGTATCAAATGGGTTGCCGTATTTTAACATTTCTCCAG AAACTGCGAGTAAGATTTATTACAAAAAGAAATCAGCGTAAGAGGCAACGGGAAGAAAAATCTGACAAGGAAACTGAGAAAACATCGCCAACGAAACGATCGAAAAGCAATGAGCTCCCTGTGATGAAAAATGAATCTACTAAGTTGGACACATCAACTGCAACTCAGCAGGAGGATGAAATGATTGTGACCAAGGAAGAAACTACCACAGATCAAGTTGAGGAGCCAAAGATGGCCAATGAAGAAACTAACGTTGATCATGTTGAGGAGCCAAAGATAAAAGATGAAATAGAGGAAGAAGATCCAGAGGAAGATCCTGAAGAATATGAAGAAATGGAGGATGCAAGTCAACCCAATTCCTCTAATGAG aaaaatgaagaagagaagGCACAAACAGATGCTAAGCCTGAAAAGGGGTCTGAAAAGGAGGCTGAGAAGAATGAAGCTGTGGCATCTACCAAATCTGAAATAACCACAAAAGCTGCTAGTACTGATGCTGGGCCTGAGGGAGATATGTCTAGAAAGGAGCAGAAAGTTGATCCTAAGAAAAAGGTGCCTGCTATTGATAAGGATTTGTTGCAG GCTTTCAGGTTTTTTGACCGGAATCGAGTTGGCTACGTTAGG GTCGAAGATATGAGGTTGATGATTCATAGCTTGGGAAAGTTTCTATCTCATAGGGATGTCAAA GAACTAGTGCAAAGTGCATTGTTAGAGAGCAACACAGGAAGGGACGATCACATTCTTTACGATAAGCTGGTTCGTATGTCTGACATATAA
- the LOC105779597 gene encoding transcription factor MYB106 — translation MGRSPCCEKVGLKKGPWTPEEDQKLLAYIEQHGHGSWRALPLKAGLQRCGKSCRLRWINYLRPDIKRGKFSLQEEQTIIQLHALLGNRWSAIATHLPKRTDNEIKNYWNTHLKKRLTKMGIDPVTHKPKTNALGSTTGNPKDAANLSHMAQWESARLEAEARLVRESKLVPSNPPQSNHFTAVAPSPTPATRPQCLDVLKAWQGVVCGLFTLNMDNNNLQSPTSTLNFMENTTTLPMSSSSVNGMFNENFGWNSSFNPCESGDILKVEYGSDQIPELKERLDHPMELHEMDCSSEGTWFQELFGFNGL, via the exons atggggaGGTCACCATGTTGTGAGAAGGTAGGGTTGAAGAAAGGTCCATGGACCCCAGAAGAAGATCAAAAGCTCTTAGCTTACATTGAACAACATGGCCATGGAAGCTGGCGTGCCTTGCCTTTAAAAGCTG ggctTCAAAGATGTGGAAAGAGTTGCAGACTGAGATGGATTAACTACTTGAGACCTGATATCAAAAGAGGAAAGTTCAGTTTACAAGAAGAACAGACCATTATTCAACTCCATGCCCTTCTTGGAAACAG gtGGTCTGCCATAGCTACTCATTTGCCGAAAAGAACAGACAATGAGATCAAGAACTACTGGAACACACATCTAAAGAAAAGGCTAACCAAAATGGGGATCGATCCTGTCACCCACAAGCCTAAAACCAATGCACTCGGTTCCACCACTGGTAACCCTAAAGATGCTGCTAACCTTAGTCACATGGCTCAATGGGAGAGTGCTCGTTTAGAAGCTGAAGCTAGACTGGTTCGTGAGTCCAAGCTAGTTCCCTCAAACCCTCCTCAAAGCAACCACTTCACTGCCGTTGCGCCTTCGCCGACTCCGGCAACTAGACCGCAATGCCTCGACGTACTCAAAGCATGGCAAGGTGTCGTCTGCGGGTTATTCACTCTCAACATGGACAATAACAACTTACAGTCCCCTACGTCAACGTTGAACTTCATGGAGAACACCACAACATTGCCTATGTCATCATCGTCTGTTAATGGAATGTTTAATGAAAACTTTGGTTGGAACTCATCGTTTAATCCATGTGAAAGTGGGGATATTTTGAAAGTTGAATATGGCAGTGATCAAATTCCAGAGTTAAAGGAAAGATTGGATCATCCAATGGAATTGCATGAAATGGACTGTTCTTCAGAGGGTACATGGTTTCAAGAGTTGTTTGGATTTAATGGTTTGTGA
- the LOC105779598 gene encoding uncharacterized protein LOC105779598, which produces MDSLSSVSPSIVLPPTNTLPTRRRHRPQVVAFSFATNTRLPRLSSFFGVKLKGRLNRVVDCKCKFNGGDARRGEEDGHGGNDDDVDGEKEEVERALHLDGTIPSTSSEFLRRVSSRAYDMRRHLQQSFDSSSYDVLEANPWRDPSKPVYVLTHKENQLCTMKTRRNRSEVETELGLLFSKGGKRSSGFGNKTEQPRSGTKFEMLVEDVREGVLVFEDENEAAKYCDLMQGGGQGCEGVAEIDASSVFDLCRTVRALVVLFRRGRTPPLPQSLELNLKARKRSLEDQEGLI; this is translated from the exons atggaTTCCCTGTCGTCTGTCTCTCCATCTATAGTTCTACCTCCGACCAACACTTTACCGACCCGACGGCGGCATCGTCCCCAAGTTGTTGCCTTCTCGTTTGCCACCAATACCCGTCTTCCTCGCTTGTCGTCTTTCTTTGGCGTGAAGCTTAAAGGGAGATTGAATCGAGTTGTTGATTGTAAATGCAAATTCAACGGTGGGGATGCGAGAAGAGGAGAAGAAGATGGTCATGGTGGTAACGATGATGATGTTGATGGTGAGAAAGAAGAGGTTGAAAGGGCGCTTCATTTGGACGGTACGATTCCATCTACTTCCAGCGAGTTCTTGCGACGGGTTTCGTCTCGGGCGTATGATATGCGGAGGCATTTGCAGCAAAGTTTTGATAGCAGCAGTTATGATG TGTTGGAGGCAAATCCATGGAGAGATCCTTCGAAACCTGTATATGTATTAACTCACAAGGAAAACCAGTTGTGCACGATGAAAACTCGAAGAAACCGCAG TGAAGTCGAAACGGAACTCGGGTTATTGTTTTCTAAAGGAGGAAAGCGGAGTTCTGGGTTCGGAAACAAAACCGAACAGCCTAGATCTGGTACTAAGTTTGAGATGCTGGTGGAGGATGTTAGGGAAGGAGTACTT GTATTCGAAGATGAGAATGAAGCTGCAAAATATTGTGACTTAATGCAGGGAGGAGGGCAAGGATGTGAAGGTGTTGCTGAGATCGACGCTTCATCG GTATTTGATCTTTGCCGAACGGTGAGGGCACTCGTGGTTCTCTTCCGCAGGGGAAGAACACCTCCGTTACCTCAAAGTCTCGAGCTCAACCTGAAAGCCCGGAAACGATCGCTTGAAGATCAAGAGGGCCTGATATAA